The Streptomyces albofaciens JCM 4342 genome has a segment encoding these proteins:
- a CDS encoding sacsin N-terminal ATP-binding-like domain-containing protein, with protein sequence MTLAPTTGDNVSEAAGAEADPFGTARLRRGVLDAWAASPARFREDANAEEDLALGGYRDRLAVELAQNASDAAARAGVPGRLRLTLHPAEGQGPGVLVASNTGTPIDATGVESLSTLRASAKRETEAAVAVGRFGVGFSAVLAVSDEPALIGRTGGVRWSLTEARELASQFAAHSPGLGGELRRRDGHVPLLRLPFPAEGSAPQGYDTSVVLPLRDGAAHELTVRLLAGIDAALLLTLPGLAEVVIETPDGVRELRRRQEGAYVVIEDSERGTSRWRVRSENGALDPELLADRPVEERLRPHWAVTWAVPVDEEGAPVRPETAPVVHAPTPTDERHGLPALLIASFPLEPTRRRVAPGALADHLVRRAAEAYAALLAAWQPVSTGTIDLVPGPLGQGELDNELRRQVLELLPRVRFLPSAAAPASGMGLHLDASPAAGGPDELAPGEGGGWGGARGEEDAYVLRPVDAELVEGAGADTVRVLAELFPSLLPAGLERRPELRALGVARVPLGEVIDRLAGVDRTPAWWWRLYDSLAGTDPERLSGLPVPLAGSGAEDGRAARTTIGPRQVLLPLPGGGAGDDAERHRTLARLGLKVAHPDAVHPLLEKLGATPANPRAVLTTPQVRAAVAGSLDAAEDDYAFGFDGEPGELGGLGGEELAEAVLGLVRDAHLAPGDEPWLAALALPDEDGEPAPAGELVLPGSDFESVIREGELACVEAEFAARWGEQPLTAVGVLAGFALVRAPDVVLDPDELEPRDGDFTEPDDVGVLDAVDVWCEDVLDGLPETPVPPVATEIVAVRDLDLVDDDAWPRVLAMLSRPPLRDALTAPVRVLLPDGTTELVRPYTAWWLRGHPVLDGRRPAGLRAAGGDPLLAGLYESADAGEVDAQVLRALGVRTSVAALLEEPGGAAELLARLADPAREVGPAQLHALYGVLAELDPEQVTLPDELRAVVNGEVRVVDAAEAVVADAPDLMPLAAGLPLLPVRPARAAELAELFQVRRLSEVFPAPVRSEGIRHEVPEPVRTLLGPDTPRSYVEHEELTVEDGTELDWRWTPDGTLHAATLEGVAAGLAWAAGQWPRRFETAALLEDPDRAEELAEARWFD encoded by the coding sequence ATGACCCTGGCACCGACAACGGGAGACAACGTGAGCGAAGCGGCAGGGGCAGAGGCGGATCCGTTTGGGACGGCCCGGCTGCGTAGGGGGGTGCTCGATGCGTGGGCGGCCTCGCCGGCCCGGTTTCGGGAGGATGCGAACGCCGAGGAGGATCTCGCTCTCGGCGGCTACCGCGACCGTCTCGCCGTCGAGCTGGCGCAGAACGCCTCGGACGCCGCCGCCCGCGCCGGCGTCCCCGGACGGCTGCGCCTGACCCTGCACCCGGCCGAAGGCCAAGGTCCAGGCGTACTGGTCGCCTCCAACACCGGTACCCCCATCGATGCCACGGGCGTCGAGTCCCTGTCCACCCTGCGCGCCTCCGCCAAGCGCGAGACCGAGGCCGCAGTGGCCGTCGGCCGCTTCGGCGTCGGCTTCTCGGCGGTGCTCGCGGTCAGTGACGAGCCCGCGCTGATCGGCCGTACCGGCGGTGTCCGCTGGTCGCTGACGGAGGCCCGCGAGCTGGCGAGCCAGTTCGCCGCGCACAGCCCCGGCCTGGGTGGTGAACTGCGGCGCCGCGACGGCCACGTACCGCTGTTGCGGCTGCCTTTCCCGGCCGAGGGCAGTGCGCCGCAGGGCTACGACACGTCCGTCGTGCTGCCCTTGCGTGACGGCGCCGCGCACGAGCTGACGGTCCGCCTGCTGGCCGGTATCGACGCCGCGTTGCTGCTGACGCTGCCGGGGCTGGCCGAGGTCGTGATCGAGACCCCGGACGGCGTACGAGAGCTGAGGCGGCGCCAGGAGGGCGCGTACGTCGTCATCGAGGACAGCGAGCGCGGCACGTCCCGCTGGCGGGTCAGGAGCGAGAACGGCGCGCTGGACCCGGAGCTGCTGGCCGACCGCCCGGTGGAGGAGCGTCTGCGTCCGCACTGGGCGGTGACCTGGGCGGTTCCGGTGGACGAGGAAGGCGCTCCGGTGCGCCCGGAGACCGCGCCGGTCGTGCACGCGCCGACGCCCACCGACGAGCGGCACGGCCTGCCGGCGCTGCTGATCGCCTCGTTCCCGCTGGAGCCGACCCGGCGCCGCGTCGCGCCCGGTGCGCTCGCCGATCATCTCGTGCGGCGCGCCGCCGAGGCGTACGCGGCGCTGCTGGCCGCCTGGCAGCCGGTCTCGACGGGCACGATCGATCTCGTACCGGGCCCGCTGGGGCAGGGCGAGCTGGACAACGAGCTGCGGCGGCAGGTGCTGGAGCTGCTGCCGCGCGTACGGTTCCTGCCGAGCGCGGCCGCGCCCGCGAGCGGCATGGGGCTGCACCTCGACGCGTCGCCCGCCGCCGGTGGTCCGGACGAGCTGGCTCCCGGTGAGGGGGGCGGCTGGGGCGGCGCCCGCGGCGAGGAGGACGCGTACGTGCTGCGTCCGGTGGACGCGGAGCTGGTCGAGGGGGCGGGGGCCGACACGGTCCGCGTGCTGGCGGAGCTGTTCCCGAGCCTGCTGCCCGCCGGGCTGGAGCGGCGGCCCGAGCTGCGTGCGCTGGGGGTGGCGCGGGTGCCGCTGGGCGAGGTCATCGACCGGCTGGCCGGGGTGGACCGGACGCCCGCGTGGTGGTGGCGGCTGTACGACTCGCTGGCCGGTACGGATCCGGAGCGGCTGAGCGGCCTGCCCGTACCGCTCGCCGGTTCGGGGGCCGAGGACGGCCGGGCGGCGCGCACCACGATCGGCCCGCGTCAGGTTCTGCTGCCGCTGCCCGGCGGCGGTGCGGGTGACGACGCCGAGCGCCACCGCACCCTGGCCCGCCTGGGCCTGAAGGTGGCCCACCCGGACGCCGTGCACCCGCTGCTGGAGAAGCTGGGCGCCACTCCGGCGAATCCGCGCGCGGTGCTGACGACTCCGCAGGTCCGGGCGGCCGTGGCGGGTTCGCTGGACGCGGCGGAGGACGACTACGCCTTCGGTTTCGACGGCGAGCCGGGCGAACTCGGCGGGCTGGGCGGCGAGGAGCTGGCGGAGGCCGTGCTCGGCCTCGTGCGCGACGCGCACCTCGCGCCCGGCGACGAGCCCTGGCTGGCCGCGCTCGCCCTGCCCGACGAGGACGGCGAACCGGCCCCCGCGGGCGAACTGGTGCTGCCCGGCAGCGACTTCGAGAGTGTCATCCGGGAGGGCGAACTCGCTTGCGTGGAGGCGGAGTTCGCCGCGCGCTGGGGTGAGCAGCCGCTGACCGCCGTCGGCGTGCTGGCCGGCTTCGCTCTCGTACGGGCCCCCGACGTGGTGCTGGATCCGGACGAACTGGAGCCGCGCGACGGGGACTTCACCGAGCCGGACGACGTCGGTGTGCTGGATGCCGTGGACGTGTGGTGCGAGGACGTCCTCGACGGGCTGCCGGAGACGCCGGTGCCGCCGGTCGCGACGGAGATCGTGGCCGTACGGGACCTGGACCTGGTCGACGACGACGCGTGGCCGCGGGTGCTGGCGATGCTGTCGCGGCCGCCGCTGCGGGACGCGCTGACCGCGCCCGTACGGGTGTTGCTGCCGGACGGCACGACCGAACTGGTCCGCCCCTACACGGCGTGGTGGCTGCGCGGGCACCCGGTGCTGGACGGCCGCCGCCCGGCGGGGCTGCGGGCCGCGGGCGGTGACCCGCTGCTGGCGGGGCTGTACGAGTCGGCGGACGCGGGCGAGGTGGACGCCCAGGTGCTGCGCGCCCTCGGTGTGCGGACCTCCGTGGCCGCGCTGCTGGAGGAGCCGGGCGGCGCGGCCGAGCTGCTCGCCCGCCTCGCGGACCCCGCGCGCGAGGTGGGTCCGGCTCAACTGCACGCGCTGTACGGGGTGCTGGCGGAGCTGGACCCCGAGCAGGTGACGCTGCCGGATGAGCTGCGGGCCGTCGTCAACGGTGAGGTGCGGGTCGTGGACGCGGCCGAGGCGGTCGTCGCGGACGCGCCCGATCTGATGCCGCTGGCCGCCGGCCTGCCGCTGCTGCCGGTCCGCCCGGCACGCGCGGCGGAGCTGGCCGAGCTGTTCCAGGTAAGGCGGCTGAGCGAGGTCTTCCCGGCGCCCGTACGGTCGGAGGGCATCCGGCACGAGGTCCCGGAACCGGTCCGTACGCTGCTCGGCCCGGACACCCCGCGCTCGTACGTCGAGCACGAGGAACTGACCGTCGAGGACGGCACCGAACTCGACTGGCGCTGGACCCCCGACGGCACCCTCCACGCCGCCACCCTGGAGGGCGTCGCCGCCGGCCTCGCTTGGGCCGCCGGCCAGTGGCCCCGCCGCTTCGAAACCGCCGCCCTCCTGGAGGACCCGGACCGAGCGGAGGAACTGGCGGAGGCCCGCTGGTTCGACTAG
- a CDS encoding DUF3027 domain-containing protein — translation MRSRTPDRLCAEAVDLARAAAEEAAAPGTVGEHVDAVADGDRVVTHLFECKEPGYRGWRWAVTVARASRAKHVTLDESVLLPGPDALLAPEWVPWSERLRPGDMGPGDLLPTEAEDLRLEPGFSGTDAGRPATDAGWPATDEVRPATAPDSTPVAPGVAELADAEDADVEPGSPAVQPDTTARGSIAAVADELGMGRPRVLSRYGLHIAADRWEEAYGPKTAMAQAAPANCVSCGFLVPLAGSLRQAFGICANEFGPADGHVVSLGYGCGGHSEAAVMPKPPRPAPPVIDETVVDPMPLRPDPAGGSVEAAGPGEEFGHS, via the coding sequence ATGCGAAGCCGTACCCCTGACCGCCTGTGCGCCGAGGCGGTCGACCTTGCCCGCGCGGCGGCCGAGGAGGCCGCGGCGCCGGGAACGGTCGGCGAGCACGTCGACGCCGTCGCCGACGGGGACCGTGTCGTCACACACCTGTTCGAGTGCAAGGAGCCCGGCTACCGGGGCTGGCGCTGGGCCGTGACCGTCGCCCGCGCGTCCCGCGCCAAGCACGTCACCCTCGACGAGTCCGTCCTGCTCCCCGGCCCCGACGCGCTGCTCGCCCCCGAGTGGGTGCCGTGGAGCGAGCGGCTGCGTCCCGGGGACATGGGCCCCGGTGACCTGCTGCCCACCGAGGCGGAGGATCTCCGCCTTGAGCCTGGTTTCTCGGGTACGGATGCGGGTCGGCCCGCGACGGATGCGGGCTGGCCCGCGACGGATGAGGTTCGGCCCGCGACGGCACCGGACAGTACGCCCGTCGCGCCGGGGGTCGCCGAGCTGGCCGACGCCGAGGACGCGGACGTCGAGCCCGGTTCGCCCGCGGTCCAGCCCGACACGACCGCTCGCGGGAGCATCGCCGCCGTGGCCGACGAGCTGGGCATGGGGCGCCCCCGGGTTCTCTCCCGCTACGGCCTGCACATCGCGGCCGACCGCTGGGAAGAGGCCTACGGCCCCAAGACCGCCATGGCCCAGGCCGCCCCCGCCAACTGCGTCTCCTGCGGCTTCCTGGTCCCGCTGGCCGGCTCCCTCCGCCAGGCCTTCGGCATCTGCGCCAACGAGTTCGGGCCCGCGGACGGGCACGTCGTCTCCCTCGGCTACGGCTGCGGGGGTCACTCCGAGGCCGCCGTCATGCCGAAGCCCCCGCGTCCGGCTCCGCCGGTCATCGACGAGACCGTCGTCGATCCGATGCCGTTGCGGCCGGATCCGGCCGGAGGGTCTGTGGAGGCGGCGGGGCCGGGTGAGGAGTTCGGCCACAGCTAG
- a CDS encoding MFS transporter yields MPKGARVSTASTRSGGAGGRACRAAGRALRRPFAAAGRGIRRATHAHGAGESGLGKLIELHAVNSAGDMMITIALASTVFFSVPTDQARGRVALYLAVTMAPFALLAPVVGPLLDRVPHGRRAAMAGAMLARALLALTMAGAVAGGGLELYPAALGVLVSSKAYGVVRSAVVPRLLPPRISLVKANSRVTLAGLLATGAAAPVGGALHLVGTSWPLYGAFAVFVAGTFLSFSLPHKVDSAKGEGRARLASGEEGERAGKASGERPGKAAAGGRRPGLRTVGPSVLHGLQGNCALRSLSGLLTFFLAFLLREHPLGGLGPQLSLGLVAVAAGAGNALGTAVGAWLRSRAPELIIAVVLGLALAVTVTAAVFYAVLAIVVVTAAAATAGLCQALAKLSLDAVIQRDVPEPVRTSAFARSETALQLSWVVGGAVGIALPLSGTLGLAVAGALVATGAVLAVRGLLGAARHGAPHPRVA; encoded by the coding sequence GTGCCTAAGGGGGCACGGGTCTCGACGGCGTCCACGAGATCCGGCGGGGCCGGCGGCCGGGCGTGCCGCGCGGCGGGCCGGGCGCTGCGCCGCCCGTTCGCGGCGGCCGGGCGCGGCATACGGCGGGCGACCCACGCGCACGGGGCGGGCGAGTCGGGCCTCGGCAAGCTGATCGAGCTGCACGCGGTGAACTCGGCCGGCGACATGATGATCACGATCGCGCTGGCCTCGACGGTGTTCTTCTCCGTGCCGACGGACCAGGCGCGGGGCCGGGTGGCGCTGTACCTCGCCGTCACGATGGCGCCGTTCGCGCTGCTGGCACCGGTCGTGGGGCCGCTGCTGGACCGGGTGCCGCACGGCCGCCGGGCCGCGATGGCCGGGGCCATGCTGGCCCGCGCGCTGCTCGCGCTGACCATGGCGGGCGCGGTCGCGGGCGGCGGGCTGGAGCTGTATCCGGCGGCACTGGGCGTATTGGTGTCCTCGAAGGCGTACGGGGTGGTGCGGAGCGCCGTCGTCCCGCGCCTGCTGCCGCCCCGCATCTCCTTGGTGAAGGCCAATTCCCGGGTGACGCTCGCCGGGCTGCTGGCGACCGGGGCCGCGGCGCCGGTGGGCGGCGCGCTGCATCTGGTGGGGACGAGCTGGCCGCTGTACGGGGCGTTCGCGGTGTTCGTGGCGGGCACCTTCCTGTCGTTCTCGCTGCCGCACAAGGTGGACTCGGCGAAGGGCGAGGGGCGCGCGCGGCTGGCGTCCGGGGAAGAAGGCGAGCGGGCCGGGAAGGCGTCGGGCGAACGGCCGGGGAAGGCGGCGGCCGGCGGCCGGCGGCCGGGGCTGCGGACGGTGGGCCCGTCCGTACTGCACGGGCTCCAGGGGAACTGCGCGCTGCGGTCGCTGTCCGGGCTGCTGACGTTCTTCCTGGCGTTCCTGCTGCGCGAGCACCCGCTGGGCGGGCTCGGGCCGCAGCTCTCGCTGGGGCTGGTGGCGGTGGCGGCGGGGGCGGGCAACGCGCTGGGGACGGCGGTCGGCGCGTGGCTGCGGTCCCGGGCCCCGGAGCTGATCATCGCGGTGGTGCTGGGGCTGGCGCTGGCCGTCACGGTCACCGCGGCGGTCTTCTACGCGGTGCTGGCCATCGTGGTGGTGACGGCCGCGGCGGCGACGGCGGGCCTGTGCCAGGCGCTGGCGAAGCTGTCGCTGGACGCGGTGATCCAGCGCGATGTGCCGGAGCCGGTGCGCACCTCGGCGTTCGCCCGCTCCGAGACCGCGCTCCAGCTGTCCTGGGTGGTCGGCGGCGCCGTCGGGATCGCGCTGCCGCTGAGCGGGACGCTGGGTCTGGCGGTGGCCGGGGCGCTGGTGGCGACGGGCGCGGTGCTGGCCGTACGGGGCCTGCTGGGTGCGGCGCGGCACGGCGCGCCCCACCCTCGTGTGGCGTGA
- a CDS encoding DUF2771 domain-containing protein, translating to MTAFSSWGTGRRAAAALGAVSLGLVTLSACEKPTPLATVTAGKDTVTAEAACYDDGKVLGDLASTDKKAQAEFTKCLTTDPKKMITLHPGEKLRLGVEPDVAEDGWIALSNSSPITNMSKQTYQVVPNADQLFVNQQTRSLADSTVVSVVASKGGKYTGVWNVKLKRAES from the coding sequence ATGACCGCGTTCTCTTCTTGGGGCACAGGCCGCCGCGCCGCTGCCGCCCTCGGTGCCGTGTCCCTGGGGCTCGTCACCCTTTCCGCCTGTGAGAAGCCGACCCCGCTCGCCACGGTGACCGCCGGCAAGGACACCGTGACCGCCGAGGCGGCCTGCTACGACGACGGCAAGGTGCTCGGCGATCTGGCCTCCACCGACAAGAAGGCGCAGGCCGAGTTCACCAAGTGCCTGACCACCGACCCCAAGAAGATGATCACCCTGCACCCGGGTGAGAAGCTGCGGCTCGGCGTCGAGCCGGACGTGGCGGAGGACGGCTGGATCGCGCTGTCCAACAGCAGCCCGATCACCAACATGAGCAAGCAGACGTACCAGGTCGTGCCCAACGCCGACCAGCTCTTCGTCAACCAGCAGACCCGCAGCCTGGCCGACTCCACCGTGGTGTCCGTCGTCGCCTCCAAGGGCGGCAAGTACACCGGCGTGTGGAACGTCAAGCTCAAGCGCGCCGAGTCCTGA
- a CDS encoding futalosine hydrolase, with translation MRVLAVTAVPAERDAVVTGAAGDGAAEVVALPVGGYALHRVRAGERPAVVLDVLAAGVGPAAAAAGTAAALTAAVCGGSGYHLVISAGIGGGFAPAAPVGATVVADEIVAADLGAETPDGFVPVTELGFGTVVHTPPPDLVRALAAATGAACGAVLTASTVTGSAGHAARLAARHPRALIEAMEGFGVAEAAAAQGLPVLEIRTVSNPVGPRDRAAWRIGDALGALSAACAALPRVLTAAGTPTSWRTP, from the coding sequence ATACGGGTCCTGGCCGTCACCGCCGTCCCGGCCGAGCGCGACGCGGTGGTCACGGGCGCGGCCGGGGACGGTGCCGCCGAGGTCGTCGCGCTGCCGGTGGGCGGCTACGCGCTGCACCGGGTACGGGCCGGTGAGCGGCCCGCCGTGGTCCTCGACGTGCTCGCCGCCGGTGTCGGCCCGGCCGCCGCTGCCGCCGGCACCGCCGCCGCGCTGACCGCCGCGGTGTGCGGCGGATCGGGCTACCACCTCGTGATCTCGGCCGGCATCGGCGGCGGCTTCGCGCCCGCCGCCCCGGTGGGCGCGACCGTCGTCGCGGACGAGATCGTCGCGGCCGACCTGGGCGCGGAGACTCCGGACGGCTTCGTTCCGGTGACCGAGCTGGGCTTCGGCACGGTCGTCCACACCCCGCCGCCGGACCTGGTGCGGGCCCTCGCCGCGGCCACCGGCGCGGCGTGCGGCGCGGTGCTCACCGCCTCGACCGTCACCGGCAGCGCCGGGCACGCCGCGCGGCTCGCCGCCCGCCATCCGCGCGCCCTCATCGAGGCGATGGAAGGTTTCGGCGTCGCCGAGGCCGCCGCCGCGCAGGGCCTGCCGGTGCTCGAAATCCGTACGGTCTCCAACCCTGTCGGCCCGCGCGACCGCGCCGCGTGGCGCATCGGGGACGCGCTCGGCGCGCTCTCCGCCGCCTGCGCCGCGCTCCCCCGCGTCCTGACGGCGGCCGGGACCCCGACCTCCTGGAGGACGCCATGA
- a CDS encoding 1,4-dihydroxy-6-naphthoate synthase, with the protein MSDPLKIAYSPCPNDTFVFHAWAHGKVPGAPALDVTFADIDITNGMAERGEGDILKVSYAVLPWVLEEYALLPCGGALGRGCGPLVLTKEPGEARDLAGKTVAVPSERSTAYLLFRLWAADEVPGGVGEVKVLPFDEIMPAVRDGRVDAGLVIHEARFTYRNYGLSCLADMGEHWERTTGLPIPLGAIIAKRSLGAERLRELAAAARTSVRMAWDDTEASRAYVLEHAQEMDPAVADQHIGLYVNEFTADLGEDGYAAVRGLLTRAAAEGLVPPLGRDALSFG; encoded by the coding sequence ATGAGCGACCCGCTCAAGATCGCCTACTCGCCGTGCCCGAACGACACCTTCGTCTTCCACGCGTGGGCGCACGGCAAGGTCCCGGGCGCGCCCGCGCTGGACGTCACCTTCGCCGACATCGACATCACCAACGGCATGGCCGAGCGCGGCGAGGGCGACATCCTGAAGGTGTCGTACGCGGTGCTGCCGTGGGTGCTGGAGGAGTACGCGCTGCTGCCCTGCGGCGGCGCGCTGGGGCGCGGCTGCGGCCCGCTGGTGCTCACCAAGGAGCCGGGCGAGGCCAGGGACCTGGCCGGGAAGACGGTCGCGGTGCCCAGCGAGCGGTCGACCGCGTACCTGCTGTTCCGGCTGTGGGCGGCCGACGAGGTGCCCGGCGGCGTCGGCGAGGTGAAGGTGCTGCCGTTCGACGAGATCATGCCGGCGGTACGGGACGGCCGGGTGGACGCCGGACTGGTCATCCACGAGGCCCGCTTCACGTACCGGAACTACGGGCTGAGCTGCCTCGCGGACATGGGCGAGCACTGGGAGCGCACCACCGGACTGCCGATCCCGCTGGGCGCGATCATCGCCAAGCGGTCGCTGGGCGCCGAGCGGTTGCGCGAGCTGGCCGCGGCGGCCCGCACGTCGGTGCGGATGGCCTGGGACGACACCGAGGCGTCGCGCGCGTACGTACTGGAGCACGCGCAGGAGATGGACCCGGCCGTCGCCGACCAGCACATCGGCCTGTACGTGAACGAGTTCACCGCCGACCTCGGCGAGGACGGCTACGCGGCGGTCCGCGGCCTGCTCACGCGCGCCGCGGCCGAGGGGCTCGTACCGCCCCTCGGCCGCGATGCGCTGAGCTTCGGCTAG
- a CDS encoding cold-shock protein, which translates to MPTGKVKWFNSEKGFGFLSRDDGGDVFVHSSVLPDGVDALKPGQRVEFGVVAGQRGDQALSVTILDPAPSVAAAQRRKPDELASIVQDLTTLLENVAQQLERGRYPDKAHGGKIAGMLRAVADQLDV; encoded by the coding sequence GTGCCTACCGGCAAGGTCAAGTGGTTCAACAGCGAGAAGGGCTTCGGCTTTCTCTCCCGCGACGACGGCGGTGACGTCTTCGTGCACTCGTCGGTGCTGCCCGACGGCGTGGACGCACTCAAGCCGGGCCAGCGCGTCGAGTTCGGCGTGGTGGCCGGGCAGCGCGGCGACCAGGCGCTTTCGGTGACGATCCTCGACCCGGCGCCGTCGGTGGCGGCGGCCCAGCGCCGCAAGCCGGACGAGCTGGCGTCGATCGTGCAGGACCTCACCACGCTCCTGGAGAACGTCGCCCAGCAGCTGGAGCGCGGCCGCTACCCCGACAAGGCACACGGCGGGAAGATCGCGGGCATGCTGCGCGCGGTCGCCGACCAGCTGGACGTGTGA
- a CDS encoding HAD family hydrolase has translation MATMASHTPVPDPTVARASKTLTVGFDLDMTLIDSRPGIKAAYEALSAETGTYIDADAAITRLGPPLEQEIRRWFPEERVAEISDLYRSLYPTHAITGTLAMPGAREAVAAVQRHGGRAIVVTAKYEPNAKLHLAHLDIPADAVIGSLWAEAKAEALRAHGASVYVGDHTGDVRGAHTADALSVAVATGPCAPDELRAAGAQVLLDDLTGFPAWLEGYAAGRNR, from the coding sequence ATGGCCACCATGGCTTCGCACACCCCGGTTCCCGATCCCACGGTCGCCCGCGCCTCGAAGACGCTCACCGTCGGCTTCGACCTGGACATGACGCTGATCGACTCGCGCCCCGGCATCAAGGCGGCGTACGAGGCGCTGTCGGCCGAGACGGGGACGTACATCGACGCGGACGCGGCGATCACCCGGCTCGGGCCGCCGCTGGAGCAGGAGATCCGCCGGTGGTTCCCCGAGGAGCGGGTCGCGGAGATCAGCGATCTGTACCGGTCGCTGTACCCGACGCACGCGATCACCGGGACGCTCGCGATGCCGGGCGCCCGCGAGGCGGTGGCCGCCGTACAGCGCCACGGCGGGCGGGCGATCGTCGTCACCGCGAAGTACGAGCCCAACGCCAAGCTGCACCTGGCGCACCTGGACATCCCGGCGGACGCCGTCATCGGCTCGCTGTGGGCGGAGGCCAAGGCCGAGGCGCTGCGCGCGCACGGCGCTTCCGTCTACGTCGGCGACCACACCGGTGACGTACGCGGTGCGCACACCGCCGACGCGCTGTCCGTGGCGGTGGCCACCGGGCCGTGCGCCCCGGACGAGCTGCGCGCGGCCGGCGCCCAGGTCCTCCTCGACGACCTGACCGGCTTCCCGGCCTGGCTGGAGGGGTACGCGGCCGGGCGGAACCGTTGA
- a CDS encoding FecCD family ABC transporter permease, with the protein MPVVRSSSPRASPTRRRAGWTAGAVFVLLLAVLFSLAVGSRPFAPSEVLDALLYGGGGDAAQVVRFLRLPRTLIGLMVGAALALAGTAMQGVTRNPIADPGVLGISQGASVGVVLALSFLGVHTLGGYVWFAFAGAGMAAVSVYAIASRGRGGATPVKLALSGAAVNALLVAVTMAVLTTKAAALDEFRFWQVGSLTGRDTEVAARIWPFLLAGAVLVLAVARGLDALALGEDVAKGLGQNVAAVRVVAGLGATVLTGAGVAAAGPIAFVGLAVPHLARAAVGGDHRWLLPMAALLGPVVVLVSDTVGRVLFPPSEVPAGVLTALLGVPFLVALVRRKAVPA; encoded by the coding sequence ATGCCAGTCGTCCGGTCCAGCAGCCCCAGAGCCTCCCCGACGAGACGCCGCGCCGGCTGGACCGCCGGGGCGGTGTTCGTGCTGCTGCTGGCGGTGCTGTTCTCGCTCGCGGTCGGCAGCCGCCCGTTCGCTCCGTCCGAGGTGCTGGACGCGCTGCTGTACGGCGGGGGCGGTGACGCCGCGCAGGTGGTGCGCTTCCTGCGGCTGCCGCGCACGCTGATCGGCCTGATGGTCGGCGCCGCGCTCGCCCTCGCGGGCACCGCCATGCAGGGCGTCACCCGCAACCCCATCGCCGACCCGGGCGTCCTCGGCATCAGCCAGGGCGCCTCGGTGGGCGTGGTCCTCGCGCTGTCCTTCCTCGGGGTGCACACCCTCGGCGGCTATGTGTGGTTCGCCTTCGCGGGCGCCGGGATGGCGGCGGTGTCCGTGTACGCGATCGCCTCCAGGGGGCGCGGCGGCGCGACACCGGTGAAGCTGGCGCTGTCCGGGGCCGCTGTCAACGCGCTGCTCGTCGCCGTGACCATGGCGGTGCTGACGACGAAGGCGGCGGCGCTGGACGAGTTCCGGTTCTGGCAGGTCGGCTCGCTGACCGGCCGGGACACCGAGGTCGCCGCGCGGATCTGGCCGTTCCTGCTGGCGGGCGCGGTGCTGGTGCTGGCCGTCGCGCGCGGTCTGGACGCGCTGGCGCTCGGCGAGGACGTGGCCAAGGGGCTCGGGCAGAACGTCGCGGCCGTACGCGTCGTGGCCGGGCTCGGGGCGACCGTGCTGACCGGCGCGGGCGTCGCGGCGGCCGGGCCGATCGCCTTCGTCGGGCTCGCCGTACCGCACCTCGCCCGCGCGGCCGTGGGCGGCGACCACCGCTGGCTGCTGCCGATGGCGGCGCTGCTCGGCCCGGTCGTGGTGCTGGTCTCGGACACCGTGGGACGTGTGCTGTTCCCGCCGTCCGAGGTGCCGGCGGGGGTGCTGACGGCGCTGCTCGGGGTGCCGTTCCTGGTGGCACTGGTACGGCGGAAGGCGGTGCCGGCGTGA